One genomic window of Mesorhizobium sp. CAU 1732 includes the following:
- a CDS encoding phosphoenolpyruvate hydrolase family protein: MAIERAKLLEKFRAMKARGEPIIGGGAGTGLSAKCEEAGGIDLIVIYNSGRYRMAGRGSMAGLLAYGDANQIVVDMAREVLPVVKHTPVLAGVNATDPFRIMDVFLDELKRIGFSGVQNFPTVGLIDGVFRANLEETGMSYALEVDMIAKAHGKDMFTTPYVFNEDDAAAMAKAGADIIVCHLGLTTGGSIGAETALKLDDCPALVEAWAEAALKVRPDIMVLVHGGPVAMPADANFILKNTTNCHGFYGASSMERLPTEIALTEQTRQFKQISGK, from the coding sequence ATGGCGATAGAACGAGCAAAACTCCTGGAGAAGTTTCGTGCGATGAAGGCGCGCGGCGAGCCCATCATCGGCGGCGGCGCGGGCACCGGCCTGTCCGCCAAATGCGAGGAAGCGGGCGGGATCGACCTGATCGTCATCTACAATTCCGGCCGCTACCGCATGGCCGGTCGCGGCTCGATGGCCGGCCTGCTCGCCTATGGCGACGCGAACCAGATCGTCGTGGACATGGCCCGCGAGGTGCTGCCGGTCGTGAAGCACACGCCGGTGCTTGCGGGCGTCAACGCGACCGATCCGTTCCGCATCATGGATGTCTTCCTCGACGAGTTGAAGCGGATCGGTTTCTCAGGCGTGCAGAACTTCCCCACCGTCGGCCTGATCGACGGGGTGTTCCGCGCCAACCTCGAAGAAACCGGCATGTCCTACGCGCTGGAGGTCGACATGATCGCCAAGGCGCACGGCAAGGACATGTTCACAACGCCCTACGTCTTCAACGAAGACGACGCTGCCGCGATGGCAAAAGCCGGCGCCGATATTATCGTGTGCCATCTTGGACTTACGACCGGCGGCTCGATCGGCGCGGAAACCGCGCTCAAGCTGGACGACTGCCCCGCCCTCGTCGAGGCATGGGCCGAGGCAGCACTGAAGGTGAGGCCGGACATCATGGTGCTCGTCCATGGCGGCCCGGTCGCCATGCCGGCCGATGCGAACTTCATCCTCAAGAACACCACCAACTGCCACGGCTTCTACGGCGCCTCCTCGATGGAGCGGCTGCCGACGGAAATCGCGCTCACCGAGCAGACGCGGCAGTTCAAACAAATCAGCGGGAAATGA
- a CDS encoding branched-chain amino acid ABC transporter permease, which translates to MSGIVQRHPVWTVIVALVVAICLWAMIAPWPAGLEAVLGRKRIFLNAVFNGITLGALYFLVASGFTLIFGLMKNVNLAHGSLYLLGGYIGYEFAEATGMWLLSFVVVFVVIGLFGVALQFLVFRRMEGEDLRQTLVTIGISVVMADIMLWIWGGSSYQILSPDWLSGPVTLPLIAGVRGEGEVVYLTFPAVRIAILVAAIALGVLMWLALNRTRIGMLVRAGVDDRDMLAASGVRVQFVFVLVFAFGAGLAGVAGIVGGTFQSIVAGEDMRFLLASLVVVIVGGMGSILGAALGATIIGLAEQLGSVYAPTYSVVFTFLIMALVLAFRPQGLLGR; encoded by the coding sequence GTGAGCGGTATCGTTCAGCGTCACCCGGTCTGGACAGTCATCGTCGCGCTTGTCGTCGCGATATGCCTGTGGGCTATGATCGCGCCGTGGCCGGCGGGGCTTGAGGCCGTCCTCGGTCGCAAGCGCATTTTTCTGAATGCCGTCTTCAACGGCATCACGCTCGGCGCTCTCTATTTTCTCGTCGCCAGCGGCTTCACGCTGATCTTCGGCCTGATGAAGAACGTCAACCTCGCGCACGGCTCGCTTTATCTGCTCGGCGGATATATCGGCTACGAGTTCGCCGAAGCGACCGGAATGTGGCTCCTGTCCTTCGTCGTCGTCTTCGTCGTGATCGGGCTTTTTGGCGTCGCGCTGCAGTTCCTCGTCTTCCGCCGGATGGAGGGCGAAGATTTGCGCCAGACGCTGGTGACCATCGGCATTTCGGTGGTGATGGCCGACATCATGCTCTGGATCTGGGGCGGCTCGTCCTACCAGATCCTCTCGCCCGACTGGCTGAGCGGACCCGTCACCCTGCCTTTGATCGCAGGCGTGCGCGGCGAAGGCGAAGTCGTCTACCTCACCTTCCCGGCCGTGCGCATCGCCATCCTCGTTGCAGCGATCGCCTTGGGTGTCCTGATGTGGCTGGCGCTCAACCGCACACGCATCGGCATGCTGGTGCGCGCCGGCGTCGATGATCGCGACATGCTCGCGGCATCGGGCGTGCGCGTCCAGTTCGTCTTCGTTCTCGTCTTCGCGTTCGGGGCGGGCCTTGCGGGTGTCGCCGGCATCGTCGGCGGCACCTTCCAGTCGATCGTCGCCGGCGAGGACATGCGCTTCCTGCTTGCCTCGCTCGTCGTCGTGATCGTCGGCGGCATGGGCTCGATCCTGGGCGCGGCGCTGGGCGCCACGATCATCGGCCTCGCCGAGCAGCTTGGCTCGGTATACGCCCCCACCTATTCGGTCGTGTTCACGTTCCTGATCATGGCGCTCGTGCTGGCGTTCCGCCCGCAGGGCCTTCTGGGGCGCTGA
- a CDS encoding branched-chain amino acid ABC transporter permease yields MALAEQPLTRNTVTTPARARDGVIGWLERIPPAYWVVGIALICMPIVAGDFVLFQIFGWSFILGMIALSLMFLGGYGGMVSLAQMSVAALAGYMVAILGSSGVVAISLNWPWWLYVPVAIIVASLFATMIGALAVRTEGIYTIMITLAIAAAFFYFTRQNYTIFNGYSGFANVVPPELFGINWRRAVPFYYLSLGCAALAYLGVLYISRAPFGLALQGVRDNPRRMAALGFNVFFHRVAAYALAGAIAAVAGILLVWQNSQISPGTAGLPAVIDVLVIAIVGGLGRPLGPFIGALIYVVLRTFSPDILQVLGLPGDRFKLLIGIGFLAVVYWSPDGVMGLWDRWRDRRRKRSDPLLGSKEGST; encoded by the coding sequence ATGGCTCTTGCCGAACAGCCCCTCACGCGCAACACGGTGACGACGCCCGCCCGTGCGCGCGACGGGGTGATCGGTTGGCTGGAGCGCATTCCACCAGCCTATTGGGTTGTCGGCATCGCCCTGATCTGCATGCCGATCGTGGCCGGCGATTTCGTGCTGTTCCAGATTTTCGGATGGTCCTTCATCCTGGGCATGATCGCGCTCAGCCTGATGTTTCTCGGCGGCTATGGCGGCATGGTCAGCCTCGCGCAGATGTCGGTTGCGGCCCTTGCGGGCTACATGGTCGCGATCCTGGGGTCGAGCGGCGTCGTGGCGATCAGCCTCAACTGGCCGTGGTGGCTCTACGTCCCGGTCGCGATCATCGTCGCCTCGCTCTTCGCCACGATGATCGGCGCGCTCGCGGTTCGCACCGAGGGCATCTACACGATCATGATCACGCTCGCGATCGCGGCCGCCTTCTTCTACTTCACGCGCCAGAACTACACGATCTTCAACGGCTATAGCGGCTTCGCAAATGTGGTGCCGCCGGAGCTGTTCGGCATCAACTGGCGACGCGCGGTGCCGTTCTACTACCTGTCGCTGGGTTGCGCCGCGCTCGCCTATCTGGGCGTGCTCTATATCTCGCGCGCGCCTTTCGGCCTGGCTTTGCAAGGAGTCCGGGACAATCCGCGCCGCATGGCGGCACTCGGCTTCAACGTCTTCTTTCACCGCGTCGCCGCTTATGCGCTTGCCGGCGCGATCGCAGCGGTCGCCGGTATCCTGCTGGTCTGGCAGAACTCACAGATATCGCCCGGCACGGCCGGCCTGCCCGCCGTCATCGACGTGCTCGTGATCGCCATCGTCGGCGGTCTTGGCCGCCCGCTCGGGCCGTTCATCGGCGCGCTGATCTACGTCGTCCTGCGGACCTTCTCACCCGACATCCTGCAGGTTCTCGGCCTGCCGGGCGACCGCTTCAAGCTCTTGATCGGCATCGGCTTCCTTGCCGTCGTCTACTGGTCGCCGGATGGCGTGATGGGCTTGTGGGACCGTTGGCGCGATCGCAGGCGAAAACGATCCGACCCGCTTCTCGGCAGCAAGGAGGGCTCGACATGA
- a CDS encoding iron-containing alcohol dehydrogenase translates to MGWLTMSLISYVTRIHFAEHVLEDAFEAELESLAMRRPLIISDDGPQRRIVVDRLLAAVPRSMSPLLFEMNSHTATQASADEAARIFIEQEADGLVGFGGAAALNLAKAVGLRVSHDGPLHQYSGEGGRARIRDTIPRVIAIPTTSGSCAEAIGTSVLSMSDGTSATFVSACLTPRVVICDPTLTLDMPARQSAGAGMDALTHCLETYIATAYNPPADGIARDGLRRAVQSIERVVSDGHDIEARREMMAAALNGALANQKGLGAVHAMSHALAAAIGHELDHGALNAVLLPHALAFNAPAVAQRYRDIRREFGLRSNADLGEAVIRLRERIGLPSTLGEMGIDGQAIARAAPFAELDYSNRTNPRRATANDYWAMMQAAM, encoded by the coding sequence ATGGGATGGCTCACGATGTCGCTGATCAGCTACGTCACCCGTATCCACTTCGCAGAGCATGTGCTCGAGGACGCGTTCGAGGCGGAACTCGAGAGCCTTGCGATGCGCAGGCCTCTCATCATTTCGGATGATGGTCCGCAGCGCCGGATCGTGGTCGACCGGTTGCTGGCGGCAGTGCCGCGATCGATGTCGCCGCTGCTGTTCGAGATGAATTCGCACACCGCGACCCAGGCGTCGGCAGACGAAGCCGCGCGGATCTTCATCGAGCAGGAAGCCGACGGCCTGGTCGGGTTTGGCGGTGCGGCGGCACTCAATCTGGCGAAAGCGGTTGGGCTGCGCGTCAGCCATGACGGCCCGCTGCATCAGTATTCGGGCGAAGGCGGCCGCGCCCGCATCCGCGACACCATCCCGCGCGTCATTGCAATTCCAACCACGTCCGGTTCGTGCGCCGAGGCGATCGGCACCTCCGTCCTCTCGATGTCGGACGGCACGAGCGCGACCTTCGTCAGCGCCTGCCTGACGCCGCGCGTCGTTATCTGCGACCCCACGCTGACGCTCGACATGCCGGCGCGGCAATCGGCCGGCGCCGGCATGGACGCCCTGACCCATTGCCTGGAAACCTACATCGCCACCGCCTACAACCCGCCCGCCGACGGCATCGCGCGCGACGGGCTGCGCCGCGCGGTCCAGAGCATCGAGCGTGTCGTCTCGGACGGTCACGACATCGAAGCGCGCCGCGAAATGATGGCAGCGGCGCTGAACGGCGCGCTGGCCAACCAGAAAGGCCTGGGCGCCGTCCACGCGATGAGCCACGCGCTTGCCGCGGCGATCGGTCATGAACTCGATCATGGCGCGCTCAACGCCGTCCTGCTGCCTCATGCGCTCGCGTTCAACGCGCCAGCCGTCGCCCAGCGCTACCGCGACATCCGACGCGAGTTCGGTTTGAGGTCGAACGCCGACCTCGGCGAAGCGGTCATCAGGCTGCGCGAACGCATCGGCCTGCCGTCGACGCTGGGCGAAATGGGCATCGATGGTCAGGCCATCGCGCGCGCCGCGCCCTTCGCCGAGCTCGACTATTCAAACCGCACCAATCCGCGCAGGGCTACCGCCAATGATTACTGGGCGATGATGCAGGCAGCGATGTAG
- a CDS encoding GIY-YIG nuclease family protein, which yields MTGYVYMLASQKRGTIYIGVTNDLGRRIPEHRDGTGSKFAAKHGALRLVWYEEHFDIRDAIQRETSLKRYLRQWKIDLIEKTNPDWNELLRGWGW from the coding sequence ATGACCGGCTATGTCTACATGCTCGCCAGCCAGAAACGTGGCACGATCTATATCGGCGTCACGAATGATCTGGGCCGGCGCATCCCTGAGCATCGCGATGGAACCGGCTCGAAATTCGCGGCGAAACACGGTGCTCTGCGGCTCGTCTGGTACGAGGAGCACTTTGACATTCGTGACGCGATCCAGCGGGAGACGTCGCTGAAGCGCTATTTGCGGCAATGGAAGATCGACCTGATCGAGAAGACCAACCCTGACTGGAACGAACTGCTGCGCGGCTGGGGGTGGTGA
- a CDS encoding AraC family transcriptional regulator, producing MSTALAVHHGPFGRVALYNLDRSLALHAHREGHLIFHVHGPAASIRVDEDVFPLSKGQAIAVSPWQPHNYISVDESAPTLFLTLYIKPFWFLEASRQANASLRFGRNPIDVTEAVGRLVMKISSGMLEDADDSFVAGYLYELTQTCFDQSWQWVADGANFANLAPPARDFRVRNSVKLMKQSVTERIVLDNIARDSGLSRPHFYKLFRQQVGITPNIYLNTLRMESAIDRLTTTGSPVTDIGLDLGFSSQASFSRFFIANAGIAPSDYRRVVHFAELA from the coding sequence ATGAGTACTGCCCTGGCGGTACACCATGGCCCGTTCGGCCGGGTGGCATTGTACAATCTGGACCGGTCTCTTGCGTTGCATGCGCACCGGGAAGGGCATCTCATTTTTCACGTGCACGGACCTGCCGCCTCGATCCGCGTGGATGAAGATGTCTTTCCGCTTTCCAAGGGACAGGCGATCGCCGTCAGCCCCTGGCAGCCGCACAACTACATCTCGGTTGACGAAAGCGCGCCGACGCTGTTCCTGACGCTCTACATCAAGCCGTTCTGGTTTCTCGAAGCAAGCCGGCAGGCCAATGCCTCGCTCCGCTTCGGGCGCAATCCCATCGACGTGACGGAGGCGGTCGGCCGGCTTGTGATGAAGATATCGTCCGGGATGCTTGAGGATGCGGACGACAGCTTCGTCGCCGGCTATCTCTACGAACTCACGCAGACCTGCTTCGACCAGTCGTGGCAGTGGGTTGCCGATGGCGCGAACTTTGCAAACCTGGCGCCTCCGGCGCGCGATTTCCGCGTCCGCAACTCCGTCAAGCTGATGAAGCAGAGCGTGACCGAGCGCATCGTTCTCGACAACATCGCGCGCGATTCCGGCCTGTCGCGCCCGCATTTCTACAAGCTCTTCCGCCAGCAGGTGGGCATCACGCCGAACATCTACCTCAACACCCTGCGCATGGAGAGCGCGATCGACCGCCTGACCACGACGGGCTCGCCGGTGACGGATATCGGCCTCGATCTCGGCTTTTCCTCGCAGGCCAGCTTCAGCCGGTTCTTCATCGCCAATGCCGGCATCGCTCCGAGCGATTATCGCCGCGTCGTCCATTTCGCTGAACTCGCCTGA
- a CDS encoding ABC transporter permease, with product MVERQGAERRRIGAPALEVRNLNVYYGASHALQGVDLTLGSGVLAVVGRNGMGKTTLCKAIMGLVPVSSGSIVFNGEQLVGKTPSQIAQLGIGYVPQGRRLWRSLSVDEHLRMVAGSNKGAWTIDRVYATFPRLAERKNNGGGQLSGGEQQMLAISRALLVNPKLLVMDEPTEGLAPVIVNHVEDVLHSISENEGIDILVIEQNIGVATGVAETVGIMVNGRVNRLINAGELAADRDLQQRLLGVGRHSEDDGRRQTGSAVTEGEQAAATPTIATSQKIYVSNATPPTRWSKPAPVRQIIQSARSVTSTAAGSGAPAPQAELRSLASPGEQVVIVAGTLDTKGEELLFMRDLIRNAGLAVRIADLSTTTGRHSGAEIPAHQIAAYHPRGASGVFTTDRGESVAGMTLAFERWISRQSGIAGIISAGGSGGTAMVAPAMRSLPVGVPKIIVSTIASGDVGSYVGPSDIMMMHAVADVQGLNSITRQVLANGANALAGMVRARRDTKPSSAPGLPSVALTMFGVTTQCVKQITADLEKDHDCLVFHATGIGGQSMEKLVDSRLVEGVIDVTTTEICDMLVGGIFPATEDRLGAIIRTRMPYVGSCGALDMVNFGAFETVPEKFRSRNLYRHNPQITLMRTTADENAAMGRWIGERLNRMEAPVRFLLPEGGVSALDAPGKPFHDPAANDALFRALEATVRQTSTRQLIRLPHNINDPEFSAALAKAYRALHGDGRPQRRARAR from the coding sequence ATGGTTGAGCGCCAAGGGGCTGAACGTCGCCGCATCGGAGCCCCTGCCCTCGAGGTCCGCAACCTCAACGTCTATTACGGCGCATCGCACGCGTTGCAGGGCGTCGACCTGACCCTCGGCAGCGGCGTTCTCGCCGTCGTCGGCCGGAACGGCATGGGCAAGACGACGCTGTGCAAGGCGATCATGGGCCTGGTCCCGGTATCCAGCGGTTCGATCGTCTTCAATGGCGAGCAACTGGTCGGCAAGACGCCGTCGCAGATTGCACAGCTCGGCATCGGGTATGTGCCGCAAGGCCGTCGCCTGTGGCGCTCGCTCAGCGTGGACGAGCATCTGCGCATGGTCGCGGGCTCCAACAAGGGCGCGTGGACCATCGACCGGGTTTACGCGACGTTCCCGCGCCTGGCAGAGCGCAAGAACAATGGCGGCGGCCAGCTCTCCGGCGGCGAGCAGCAGATGCTTGCGATCTCGCGCGCACTGCTGGTCAACCCCAAGCTGCTTGTCATGGACGAGCCGACGGAAGGACTGGCACCCGTCATCGTCAACCACGTCGAGGACGTCCTGCATTCGATCTCCGAGAACGAGGGCATCGACATCCTCGTGATCGAGCAGAATATCGGCGTAGCAACGGGCGTGGCCGAAACAGTCGGCATCATGGTCAATGGCCGGGTCAATCGGCTGATCAATGCTGGCGAACTTGCCGCCGACCGCGACCTGCAGCAGCGCCTTCTGGGCGTCGGACGGCACTCCGAAGATGACGGCCGCCGCCAGACCGGCAGCGCGGTGACCGAGGGCGAGCAAGCAGCGGCGACCCCGACAATCGCGACCAGCCAGAAAATCTACGTCTCGAATGCCACGCCGCCCACGCGGTGGAGCAAGCCTGCCCCTGTACGGCAGATCATCCAGTCGGCGCGCTCGGTTACCAGCACTGCCGCAGGGTCCGGCGCGCCCGCTCCGCAGGCCGAACTGCGCTCGCTCGCGTCTCCCGGCGAGCAGGTCGTGATCGTCGCCGGCACACTCGACACCAAGGGCGAAGAGCTTCTGTTCATGCGCGACCTGATCCGCAATGCGGGGCTCGCCGTGCGCATCGCGGACCTCTCCACGACCACCGGCCGACACTCAGGCGCGGAAATCCCCGCACACCAGATCGCAGCCTACCACCCACGCGGAGCCAGCGGCGTCTTCACAACGGATCGCGGTGAATCGGTCGCCGGCATGACGCTGGCCTTCGAGCGCTGGATATCGCGGCAGAGCGGCATCGCCGGCATCATTTCGGCCGGTGGATCGGGCGGAACGGCGATGGTCGCGCCGGCCATGCGCTCGCTCCCCGTCGGCGTGCCGAAAATCATCGTCTCGACGATCGCCTCGGGCGACGTCGGTTCCTATGTCGGCCCGTCCGACATCATGATGATGCACGCCGTCGCCGACGTTCAGGGCCTGAACTCGATCACCCGGCAGGTTCTTGCAAACGGTGCCAACGCGCTTGCCGGCATGGTGCGCGCGCGGCGCGACACGAAGCCGTCATCCGCACCTGGGCTGCCCTCGGTGGCGCTGACCATGTTCGGCGTCACGACCCAATGCGTGAAGCAGATCACGGCTGACCTCGAAAAGGATCACGACTGCCTCGTCTTCCATGCGACGGGCATCGGCGGACAGTCGATGGAAAAGCTGGTCGATTCCCGCCTTGTCGAAGGCGTGATCGACGTCACCACCACCGAGATCTGCGACATGCTGGTGGGCGGTATCTTCCCCGCCACCGAGGACCGGCTGGGCGCGATCATCCGCACGCGCATGCCCTATGTCGGTTCCTGCGGCGCGCTCGACATGGTCAATTTCGGCGCGTTCGAAACCGTCCCGGAAAAATTCCGGAGCCGCAACCTCTACCGCCACAATCCGCAGATCACGCTCATGCGCACGACGGCGGACGAGAACGCCGCGATGGGCCGCTGGATCGGCGAGCGCCTGAACAGGATGGAGGCGCCGGTGCGGTTTCTCCTTCCCGAGGGTGGCGTCTCCGCGCTCGACGCGCCGGGCAAGCCGTTCCACGACCCGGCCGCCAATGACGCGCTGTTCCGCGCGCTGGAAGCGACCGTGCGCCAGACATCGACGCGGCAGTTGATCCGGCTGCCGCACAACATCAACGATCCGGAATTCTCCGCCGCGCTGGCGAAGGCATACCGCGCGCTTCATGGCGACGGACGGCCGCAGCGGCGCGCGCGGGCAAGGTGA
- a CDS encoding ABC transporter ATP-binding protein has translation MSLAENRSSGELLGAAGTGNALELRGVTRMFGALAALTDVTLTVKPGERRGVLGSNGAGKTTLFNCVTGDFLPTSGTIRLFGEDVTRFPAHERIRRGLRRTYQISLLFGGLTVLDNVYLACRGVSRGRFSLIRPRRSDALMQSATELIDAVHLTDHAETKVAELSYGQQRQLEIALALAGAPRFILFDEPAAGLSPTERSDLVTILTSLPRHIGFIIIEHDMDVALRVAESVSMMHNGRIFKEGLPSEIENDPEVQELYLGGGHG, from the coding sequence ATGAGCCTTGCCGAAAACAGGAGCAGCGGCGAGCTTCTCGGCGCGGCCGGCACCGGCAATGCGCTGGAGCTTCGCGGCGTCACGCGCATGTTCGGCGCGCTCGCGGCGCTGACCGACGTGACGCTGACGGTGAAACCGGGGGAGCGGCGCGGCGTTCTCGGCTCGAACGGGGCTGGCAAGACCACGCTCTTCAACTGCGTCACCGGCGACTTCCTGCCGACATCGGGCACGATCCGCCTGTTCGGCGAGGACGTCACCCGCTTTCCGGCGCATGAGCGGATCCGGCGCGGGCTGCGCCGCACCTACCAGATATCGCTTCTGTTCGGCGGCCTCACCGTCCTCGACAACGTCTACCTCGCCTGCCGCGGCGTCTCGCGCGGCCGGTTCTCGCTGATCCGCCCGCGCCGCAGCGACGCGCTGATGCAGTCGGCGACCGAACTGATCGACGCCGTGCATCTGACCGATCACGCCGAGACCAAGGTTGCGGAACTCTCCTATGGCCAGCAGCGGCAGTTGGAGATCGCACTGGCGCTCGCCGGTGCGCCGCGCTTCATCCTGTTCGACGAGCCGGCGGCCGGTCTCTCGCCGACCGAGCGATCCGACCTGGTGACGATCCTCACCAGCCTGCCGCGCCATATCGGCTTCATCATCATCGAGCACGACATGGACGTGGCGCTTCGCGTCGCCGAAAGCGTCTCGATGATGCACAATGGCCGCATCTTCAAGGAGGGCCTGCCGAGCGAGATCGAGAACGATCCCGAAGTGCAGGAACTCTACCTCGGAGGCGGGCATGGTTGA
- a CDS encoding ABC transporter substrate-binding protein: MKRILIGSVAAIAILAPTAAMSQDDTIKIGLMAPQEGVFTEPGNDGIRGFKLALNKFNGEINGKKIEWVLGPTDATPDTASRIARKLIEQDGVDFIIGPLSGSEGIALRDYAKTIPNKTIVNSASGAMETTYVDPAPNFFRYHPDGAQWGYGLGSYVVKEKGWKKIATIAADYSFGYTNFMGFAVDFCKAGGDIAERFWLPLGSGDFASIIAALPDDVDAIYLGVGGTDAINFLNQYEQAGGDANIIGGTIMVDQTVLAARGRAKEMLVGTPSSGVQADDWDDPAWQAYVKDYQDTFPENERFPSPSLFATNYYGATIATLTALEAIGGELDADQANFHKALSEVEFDAPNGHIKLDENRQAIGSIFITEVVEEPDGGLHNTFKAKVDNVNQMLGMSKEEFDAIGLPSRDTPDCAALRGG, translated from the coding sequence ATGAAACGCATACTCATAGGCTCCGTAGCCGCCATCGCCATCCTGGCGCCGACGGCGGCCATGTCGCAGGACGACACCATCAAGATCGGCCTGATGGCGCCTCAGGAAGGCGTCTTCACCGAACCGGGCAATGACGGCATCCGCGGCTTCAAGCTCGCGCTCAACAAGTTCAACGGCGAGATCAACGGCAAGAAGATCGAGTGGGTCCTCGGACCGACGGACGCGACGCCGGATACCGCCAGCCGCATCGCCCGCAAGCTCATCGAGCAGGACGGCGTCGACTTCATCATCGGCCCGCTGTCAGGCTCCGAAGGCATCGCGCTTCGCGACTACGCCAAGACGATCCCGAACAAGACCATCGTCAACTCCGCATCCGGCGCCATGGAAACGACCTATGTCGATCCGGCTCCGAACTTCTTCCGCTACCATCCCGATGGCGCGCAGTGGGGTTACGGCCTCGGCTCCTACGTCGTCAAAGAGAAGGGCTGGAAGAAGATCGCGACGATCGCTGCCGACTATTCCTTCGGCTACACCAACTTCATGGGCTTCGCGGTCGACTTCTGCAAGGCGGGCGGCGACATCGCCGAGCGCTTCTGGCTGCCGCTCGGCAGCGGCGATTTCGCCTCGATCATCGCGGCCCTGCCGGACGATGTCGACGCCATCTATCTCGGCGTCGGCGGCACGGACGCCATCAACTTCCTGAACCAGTACGAACAGGCAGGTGGCGACGCCAACATCATCGGCGGCACGATCATGGTCGACCAGACGGTTCTGGCCGCACGCGGTCGCGCCAAGGAAATGCTGGTTGGCACGCCGAGCTCCGGCGTTCAGGCTGACGATTGGGACGATCCGGCATGGCAGGCCTATGTGAAGGACTATCAGGACACGTTCCCCGAAAACGAGCGTTTCCCGAGCCCGTCGCTCTTCGCCACCAATTACTATGGCGCGACGATCGCAACGCTGACGGCGCTTGAGGCGATCGGCGGCGAACTGGACGCGGATCAGGCCAATTTCCACAAGGCCCTGTCCGAGGTCGAGTTCGATGCACCGAACGGCCATATCAAGCTGGACGAAAACCGCCAGGCGATCGGCTCGATCTTCATCACGGAAGTAGTCGAGGAACCCGATGGCGGGCTTCACAACACCTTCAAGGCGAAGGTCGACAATGTGAACCAGATGCTGGGCATGTCGAAGGAAGAGTTCGACGCCATCGGCCTGCCCTCACGCGATACGCCTGACTGCGCGGCGCTTCGCGGCGGCTGA